The Glycine max cultivar Williams 82 chromosome 12, Glycine_max_v4.0, whole genome shotgun sequence genome window below encodes:
- the LOC100794080 gene encoding pentatricopeptide repeat-containing protein At1g02060, chloroplastic, protein MVSLSLSSHQLSSNQRFIPISIFNSHLRYFCSDPQEQPQNSRPRSRNASKTAKTIANLINSKPFSNGLLSSLLITISKTTVLRTLRLIKDPSKALRFFKWTQQKGFSHTPESYFIMLEILGRERNLNVARNFLFSIEKHSKGTVKLEDRFFNSLIRSYAEAGLFKESMKLFQTMKSIAVSPSVVTFNSLMSILLKRGRTNMAKEVYDEMLGTYGVSPDTCTYNVLIRGFCKNSMVDEGFRFFREMESFNCDADVVTYNTLVDGLCRAGKVRIARNLVNGMGKKCEGLNPNVVTYTTLIRGYCMKQEVEEALVVLEEMTSRGLKPNMITYNTLVKGLCEAHKLDKMKDVLERMKSDGGFSPDTFTFNTIIHLHCCAGNLDEALKVFESMKKFRIPADSASYSTLIRSLCQKGDYDMAEQLFDELFEKEILLSKFGSKPLAASYNPIFESLCEHGKTKKAERVIRQLMKRGTQDPQSYTTVIMGHCKEGAYESGYELLMWMLRRDFLPDIEIYDYLIDGFLQKDKPLLAKETLEKMLKSSYQPKTSTWHSVLAKLLEKGCAHESSCVIVMMLEKNVRQNINLSTESLQLLFGREQHERAFEIINLLYKNGYYVKIEEVAQFLLKRGKLSEACKLLLFSLENHQNVDIDLCNATILNLCKINKVSEAFSLCYELVENGLHQELTCLDDLIAALEEGGKREEAAFISKRLPRLDNLNGSMPNHSTKKFRPIKALGS, encoded by the exons AG GTACTTTTGCTCCGACCCCCAAGAACAACCCCAAAACTCAAGACCCAGATCAAGAAACGCAAGCAAAACCGCCAAAACCATCGCCAATCTCATCAATTCCAAacctttttcaaatgggttgcTCTCTTCTCTCCTAATCACTATCTCCAAAACCACTGTTCTCCGAACACTTCGTCTCATCAAAGACCCTTCCAAGGCCCTTCGCTTCTTCAAATGGACCCAGCAAAAGGGTTTCTCCCACACCCCCGAATCCTACTTCATCATGCTAGAAATCCTTGGTCGCGAGAGGAACCTCAATGTGGCCAGAAACTTCCTCTTTTCCATTGAGAAACACTCCAAGGGAACGGTCAAGCTCGAGGACAGGTTCTTCAATAGCCTCATTCGGAGTTACGCTGAAGCCGGCCTCTTCAAAGAGTCCATGAAGCTTTTTCAGACCATGAAATCCATTGCCGTGTCCCCCTCTGTGGTTACCTTCAACAGTCTGATGTCAATTTTGCTTAAAAGGGGTCGCACCAATATGGCCAAAGAGGTGTATGATGAAATGCTTGGCACGTATGGTGTTTCTCCGGACACTTGTACTTACAATGTTTTGATCAGAGGGTTTTGCAAGAACTCCATGGTTGATGAAGGGTTTCGTTTTTTTAGAGAGATGGAGAGTTTTAATTGCGATGCGGATGTTGTTACGTATAACACACTTGTTGATGGTTTGTGTAGAGCGGGGAAGGTTAGAATTGCTCGGAATTTGGTGAATGGTATGGGCAAGAAATGTGAGGGTTTGAATCCTAATGTTGTTACTTATACGACTTTGATTCGTGGGTATTGTATGAAGCAGGAAGTTGAGGAGGCATTGGTTGTTCTTGAAGAGATGACTAGCCGGGGCCTTAAGCCGAACATGATTACCTATAATACTTTGGTAAAAGGGCTTTGTGAGGCACACAAGTTGGACAAGATGAAAGATGTTTTGGAACGAATGAAAAGCGATGGAGGGTTCAGCCCAGATACATTTACTTTTAATACCATTATTCATTTGCATTGTTGTGCAGGAAACCTGGATGAAGCATTGAAGGTGTTTGAAAGCATGAAAAAATTTCGGATCCCTGCGGATTCAGCCTCGTACAGCACTCTGATACGGAGTTTGTGTCAGAAAGGGGACTATGATATGGCAGAGCAGCTGTTTGATgagttatttgaaaaggaaatctTGTTAAGCAAATTTGGCTCTAAGCCGCTTGCAGCCTCTTATAATCCTATATTTGAGTCTTTGTGTGAACATGGGAAGACTAAGAAGGCTGAGAGGGTGATTAGACAGCTAATGAAAAGGGGTACACAAGATCCCCAATCATACACGACAGTGATTATGGGGCATTGTAAAGAAGGTGCATACGAAAGTGGATATGAGCTTTTGATGTGGATGCTAAGAAGAGACTTTCTTCCAGATATTGAGATATATGATTATTTGATTGATGGTTTTCTTCAGAAGGATAAGCCTCTGCTTGCAAAGGAGACACTAGAGAAAATGCTCAAGAGCTCCTATCAACCTAAAACATCTACCTGGCATTCTGTTCTGGCAAAACTTTTGGAAAAGGGTTGTGCTCATGAGTCTTCCTGTGTTATTGTTATGATGCTGGAGAAAAACGTTAGACAGAATATAAACCTATCAACTGAGAGTTTACAGCTACTTTTTGGACGTGAACAGCATGAAAGAGCATTTGAGATTATTAATTTGCTTTATAAGAATGGGTACTATGTTAAAATAGAAGAAGTGGCTCAATTTCTCCTTAAAAGAGGAAAGCTGTCAGAAGCATGCAAATTGTTGCTTTTTAGTTTGGAAAATCACCAGAATGTTGATATTGATTTGTGTAATGCAACtattttgaatctttgtaaaatTAACAAGGTTTCAGAAGCATTTAGTTTATGCTATGAATTAGTGGAGAACGGTTTACATCAGGAATTGACATGTCTAGATGATCTGATAGCTGCTTTAGAGGAAGggggaaaaagagaggaagcTGCATTTATATCAAAGAGATTGCCAAGACTGGATAACTTGAATGGATCTATGCCGAATCATAGCACTAAGAAGTTCAGGCCTATTAAAGC ATTAGGAAGCTAG